One part of the Rutidosis leptorrhynchoides isolate AG116_Rl617_1_P2 chromosome 1, CSIRO_AGI_Rlap_v1, whole genome shotgun sequence genome encodes these proteins:
- the LOC139885975 gene encoding 2S seed storage protein-like: MAKLLALALAFTALVAFATAHTTIVTTTFEDENPISSRQQCARQLQGQQLNVCQQYLQQSIQSPFEENYQQVHGQRLQQQCCNQLQNIDEQCQCEAVKQVFQDVQHMQGQQGGRFGAQQVGQLRQKAQQLPNQCNLQTRRQCQLGNIRTIITTVADEDNYSRRQSPRGSQQCSEIQGRQFNQCQRYIQQQQQSGPFSIRRQGQQQSQELRRCCNELENVQRECQCEAMQEVYEQAMRQQQQQQQSRRRGAEPQMVQRAIQDLQNECNLQVQQCRVPSAMF; this comes from the exons ATGGCCAAGTTACTTGCTCTTGCACTAGCTTTCACCGCCCTTGTAGCCTTCGCTACCGCCCACACAACCATCGTCACCACCACCTTCGAGGACGAGAATCCAATCTCTTCCCGTCAACAATGCGCCCGTCAACTTCAAGGACAACAATTGAACGTATGTCAACAATACCTCCAGCAGAGCATCCAGAGTCCATTTGAAGAAAACTATCAGCAAGTTCATGGCCAACGCCTACAACAACAATGCTGCAACCAACTCCAAAACATCGACGAACAATGCCAGTGTGAGGCCGTGAAACAAGTGTTCCAAGATGTCCAGCACATGCAGGGACAACAAGGTGGACGTTTCGGTGCTCAACAGGTCGGACAGTTGAGGCAAAAGGCTCAACAGCTTCCTAACCAATGCAACCTTCAAACCAGACGCCAATGCCAACTCGGAAACATTAGGACAATCATCACCACTGTCGCCGATGAGGACAACTACTCCCGCCGCCAAAGCCCACGTGGCTCACAACAATGCAGCGAAATCCAAGGACGACAATTTAACCAATGCCAAAG gtacatccaacaacaacaacaaagcgGCCCATTTAGCATCCGCCGCCAAGGACAGCAACAATCACAAGAACTCAGAAGGTGCTGCAACGAGCTCGAAAATGTGCAAAGGGAGTGCCAGTGTGAGGCTATGCAGGAGGTTTACGAGCAGGCTATgaggcagcaacaacaacaacaacaaagtcgACGCCGAGGTGCAGAGCCGCAGATGGTGCAGAGGGCGATTCAAGATTTGCAGAATGAATGCAACTTGCAAGTCCAGCAATGCAGAGTCCCATCTGCAATGTTCTGA
- the LOC139885976 gene encoding 2S seed storage protein-like — translation MAKLLALALAFTALVAFATAHTTIVTTTFEDENPISSRQQCARQLQGQQLNVCQQYLQQSIQSPFEENYQQVHGQRLQQQCCNQLQIIDEQCQCEAVKQVFQGVQHMQGQQGGRFGAQQVGQLRQKAQQLPNQCNLQTRRQCQLGNIRTIITTVADEDNYSRRQSPRGSQQCSEIQGRQFNQCKRYIQQQQQSGPFSIRRQGQQQSQELRRCCNELENVQRECQCEAMQEFYEQAMRQQQQQQQQSRRRGAEPQMVQRAIQDLQNECNLQVQQCRVPSAMF, via the exons ATGGCCAAGTTACTTGCTCTTGCACTCGCTTTCACCGCCCTTGTAGCCTTCGCTACCGCCCACACAACCATCGTCACCACCACCTTCGAGGACGAGAATCCAATCTCTTCCCGTCAACAATGCGCCCGTCAACTTCAAGGACAACAATTGAACGTATGTCAACAATACCTCCAGCAGAGCATCCAGAGTCCATTTGAAGAAAACTATCAGCAAGTTCATGGCCAACGCCTACAACAACAATGCTGCAACCAACTCCAAATCATCGACGAACAATGCCAGTGTGAGGCCGTGAAACAAGTGTTCCAAGGTGTCCAGCACATGCAGGGACAACAAGGTGGACGTTTCGGTGCTCAACAGGTCGGACAGTTGAGGCAAAAGGCTCAACAGCTTCCTAACCAATGCAACCTTCAAACCAGACGCCAATGCCAACTAGGAAACATTAGGACAATCATCACCACTGTCGCCGATGAGGACAACTACTCCCGCCGCCAAAGCCCACGTGGCTCACAACAATGCAGCGAAATCCAAGGACGACAATTTAACCAATGCAAAAG gtacatccaacaacaacaacaaagcgGCCCATTTAGCATCCGCCGCCAAGGACAGCAACAATCACAAGAACTCAGAAGGTGCTGCAACGAGCTCGAAAATGTGCAAAGGGAGTGCCAGTGTGAGGCTATGCAGGAGTTTTACGAGCAGGCTATGaggcagcagcaacaacaacaacaacaaagtcgACGCCGAGGTGCAGAGCCGCAGATGGTGCAGAGGGCGATTCAAGATTTGCAGAATGAATGCAACTTGCAAGTCCAGCAATGCAGAGTCCCATCTGCAATGTTCTGA